One part of the Kwoniella dendrophila CBS 6074 chromosome 5, complete sequence genome encodes these proteins:
- a CDS encoding multifunctional tryptophan biosynthesis protein gives MGVTLLIDNYDSFTWNVYADIAVLGGNPVVVRNDKITLEQIEEMYNSGELERIVISPGPGHPRTDSGISRDAISWGIGKLPILGVCMGLECIVDLLGGEIAYAGEIKHGKTSLVQHDSIGIFHDLPPLLSSVRYHSLSAQLLTLPSILQVSSTTQESGVIMGVRHREATVEAVQYHPESCLSKGGKGLMANFLKLKGGKWGGENSWCGVEPSISENNQPKEQLKVNQPTANGSAQPSSSSKSPSSSAAPSLPTILNKIHAQRLLDVEETSSVLATTPKNISTSLSLHTSPPLISFVDRVKSTPHTAIMAEIKRASPSKGDIAPDTSAPAQALKYALAGASVISVLTEPKWFKGSLVDMLAVRNAVNSLPNRPAILRKDFILSKYMIDEARLYGADTVLLIVAMLEPEQLKELYDYSVSIGMEPLVEVNNTTELSLALEIGSKLIGVNNRNLHDFNVDMSTTSRVNAALNGREVILCALSGISSPEDVEKYVKEGVKAVLVGESLMRAKDTKKFLRSLIGLNDLPAKPKEKPLVKICGIRSKEDAEIAIKSGADLLGIILVDNAKRKISYDVAKEISNLVRQKRISSPPAQEEIDVNEPWFTFNFNQLKQRKKPLLVGVFQNQLLSTILKAIDEIGLDLVQLHGDEPQSWSKFIPVPIIKVFQVSESPSDADGDAPLIRGGEIYRSGENQFILLDASGKGGEGKSFPWKYASSIIEKGEIGSEGSFKLPVILAGGLNPNNVQQAIGEAGHAIRMVDVSSGVENDNGIGKNQEKVQAFIRAVRG, from the exons ATGGGTGTAACACTTCTTATCGACAACTACGACTCATTCACTTGGAACGTCTACGCAGATATAGCGGTTTTGGGCGGCAATCCAGTGGTAGtcagaaatgataaaatcacTCTAGAACAAATTGAG GAAATGTATAATTCCGGTGAACTCGAACGTATAGTAATTTCACCTGGACCAGGTCATCCTCGAACTGATAGTGGTATTTCAAGAGATGCTATAAGTTGgggtataggtaaattacctataTTAGGTGTATGTATGGGATTAGAATGTATTGTTGATTTGCTGGGTGGTGAA ATCGCTTATGCAGGTGAAATCAAACATGGTAAAACATCATTAGTTCAACACGATTCAATTGGTATATTTCatgatttaccaccactaTTATCTTCAGTTAGATATCATTCCTTATCTGCCCAATTGTTAactttaccatcaatttTACAAGTAAGTTCAACAACACAAGAATCAGGTGTTATAATGGGTGTAAGACATAGAGAAGCTACTGTAGAAGCTGTACAATATCATCCTGAATCTTGTTTGagtaaaggtggtaaaggattaATGGCAAATTTCTTGAAattaaaaggtggtaaatggGGTGGTGAAAATTCTTGGTGTGGTGTAGAACCTTCAATCTCAGAAAACAACCAACCGAAAGAACAGTTAAAAGTAAACCAACCCACTGCAAATGGATCTGctcaaccttcatcatcatccaaatctccttcatcatcggCAGCTCCGTCATTACCTACAATTCTCAACAAAATTCACGCTCAAAGGTTACTAGATGTCGAAGAAACTTCATCAGTTTTAGCTACCACACCTAAAAATATCTCGACATCGCTATCCCTCCATACTTCGCCTCCTTTGATATCATTTGTTGATAGAGTTAAATCCACACCACACACAGCAATTATGGCAGAAATAAAACGAGCTTCACCTTCGAAAGGTGATATCGCTCCTGACACATCAGCACCAGCACAAGCATTAAAATATGCCTTAGCGGGAGCTTCGGTAATATCGGTATTGACTGAACCTAAATGGTTCAAAGGTTCTTTAGTGGATATGTTAGCTGTTCGAAATGCTGTCAATTCATTACCTAATCGACCGGCAATCTTACGAAAAGATttcatattatcaaaatatatgATCGATGAAGCTAGATTATATGGTGCAGATACAGTTTTACTTATCGTTGCAATGTTGGAACCTGAGCAGTTGAAGGAATTATATGATTATTCAGTATCAATCGGCATGGAGCCTTTAGTCGAAGTTAACAATACAACGGAATTATCATTAGCTTTAGAAATTGGGTCAAAACTTATTGGTGTGAATAATAGAAATTTACATGATTTCAATGTTGACATGTCAACTACATCAAGAGTCAATGCTGCATTGAATGGTAGAGAAGTTATCTTATGTGCATTAAGTGGtatatcatcacctgaagatgttgaaaaataTGTTAAAGAAGGTGTTAAAGCTGTTTTAGTTGGTGAATCATTGATGAGAGCAAAAGATACAAAGAAATTCTTAAGATCGTTAATTGGattgaatgatttacctgccaaaccaaaagaaaaacctTTGGTTAAGATATGTggaattagatcaaaagaagatgctgaaatTGCGATAAAGTCAGGTGCAGATCTACTAGGTATCATCTTGGTCGACAATGCTAAAAGAAAGATTTCTTACGATGTTGCAAAAGAGATTTCTAATCTAGTTAGACAAAAGAGAATATCTTCTCCTCCTGCACAAGAAGAGATTGATGTGAATGAACCATGGTTTACAtttaatttcaatcaattgaagCAACGTAAAAAACCATTATTAGTTGGTGTATTCCAGAATCAACTATTATCAACAATTTTAAAAGCAATCGATGAAATTGGTTTGGATCTAGTTCAATTACATGGTGATGAACCTCAATCTTGGTCAAAATTCATACCTGTACCAATAATAAAAGTATTTCAAGTCTCCGAATCTCCTTCAGATGCAGATGGAGATGCGCCTTTGATCAGAGGTGGAGAAATATATAGATCAGGTGAAAACCAATTTATCTTGTTAGATGCAagtggtaaaggtggtgaaggtaaatcattcCCATGGAAATATGCTAGTagtataattgaaaaaggtgaaattggttCAGAAGGTTCTTTCAAATTACCTGTAATTTTAGCCGGTGGATTGAATCCTAATAACGTTCAACAAGCTATTGGAGAAGCTGGTCATGCGATAAGGATGGTTGATGTTAGTTCTGGTGTAGAAAACGATAATGGTATAggaaaaaatcaagagaaagtTCAAGCTTTTATAAGAGCTGTTAGAGGTTAA
- a CDS encoding guanine nucleotide-binding protein subunit alpha gives MGGCMSTPEAPKHSSETKQVSNTASTSKSPQTNVGTINNPTSSPTPASGVASNNGESTPTSGIAGQGLAAALASTEPTAPESKGDKNRSNMIDRQLEDDSKKFKRECKILLLGSGESGKSTIVKQMKIIHQNGYSREELLSFRQIVHKNVLDSAQALIMAMRKIGVDPEDANNRVYADRILEYRMDTDPLSVLPSEILHNVDSLWHDPVIPSVMDRSSEFYLMDSATYFFANIRKIGAPDYIPDEADVLRARTKTTGISETRFNMGQLSIHMFDVGGQRSERKKWIHCFEAVTSIIFCVALSEYDQVLLEESGQNRMQESLVLFESVINSRWFLRTSVILFLNKIDLFKQKLPKIPLVQYFPEYTGGADINKAAKYILWRFTQTNRARLSVYPHLTQATDTSNIRLVFAAVKETILQNALRDSGIL, from the exons ATGGGCGGTTGTATGTCAACACCTGAAGCACCTAAACATTCTTCGGAAACAAAACAAGTTAGTAATACcgcttcaacatcaaaatcacctcaGACCAATGTCGGAACAATAAACAATCCtacttcatcacctacaccagcatCCGGAGTCGCCTCaaataatggtgaatcaaCACCGACGAGTGGAATAGCGGGTCAAGGTTTagcagctgctttagcatCCACTGAACCAACTGCACCAGAATCAAAAGGTGACAAAAATAGGAGTAATATGATTGATAgacaattagaagatgattcaaAGAAATTTAAACGAGAATGTAAAATTTTGCTCCTGG GATCCGGAGAATCAGGAAAATCAACCATTGTCAAGCAAATGAAAATTATCCATCAGAATGGTTATAGTCGTGAAGAATTGTTGAGTTTTCGTCAGATTGTACACAAGAACGTCCTCGATTCAGCTCAGGCGTTAATTATGGCTATGCGAAAGATTGGAGTAGATCCTGAGGATGCCAATAACAGG GTGTATGCCGATCGAATACTTGAATATCGAATGGATACAGATCCACTATCagttttaccttcagaaATACTTCATAATGTAGATTCATTGTGGCACGATCCAGTGATCCCATCCGTGATGGATAGATCATCAGAGTTTTATTTAATGGATTCAGCAACATATTTCTTCGCAAATATAAGAAAAATCGGTGCACCGGATTATATACCTGATGAAGCCGATGTTTTAAGAGCAAGAACAAAAACTACAGGTATAAGTGAGACAAGATTTAATATGGGtcaattatcaattcatATGTTTGATGTTGGTGGTCAACGAAGTGAACGAAAGAAATGGATTCATT GTTTCGAAGCTGTCACATCAATTATATTTTGCGTTGCTTTATCTGAATACGATCAAGTTTTACTCGAAGAATCAGGTCAAAACAGAATGCAGGAATCTTTAGTATTATTTGAATCAGTTATAAATTCACGATGGTTCTTGAGGACATCAGTCATTTTATTCTTAAATAAAATCGATCTGTTTAAACAgaaattaccaaaaataCCTTTAGTTCAGTATTTCCCAGAATATACCGGTGGAGCAGATATCAACAAAGCTGCTAAATATATATTATGGAGATTTACTCAAACCAATAGAGCACGTTTATCTGTTTATCCGCATTTAACACAAGCGACAGATACATCAAAC ATTCGTCTTGTATTTGCTGCGGTGAAGGAAACGATTCTACAGAACGCTTTACGAGATTCTGGTATCTTATAA
- a CDS encoding tRNA pseudouridine(38-40) synthase: protein MSYLASLSREELIARIESLEAAVKVGEKNGSLTTEVGSSTSIPVTSSSSSSSRPALPETPSSPSPLVDENGKPLRKHDRKVIRKKEKEFRFNSHGQRHIALIISYHGWPYCGIALQDKPEIKTVESELLNALIKTKLIEDTNGINTLEGCGYSRCGRTDRGVSGNGQIVNLWVRSLRKRNDGGESLPNEFGYKDPTEDPIPSKPTSTSTEIEEDEIDGNSKQNKNKNKIKNKEIPSSPILEFPYPKLLNSVLPPSIRILGWSPLNTEFDSRFSCKFRHYKYAFHLKPTPSSDSLNLKLMEKGCEYLIGENDHRNFCKLDGSKQIKNHKRTILKAYFQEDDKSKKDGIDISQETSGSSEEDENYDDIEKEQSKESKKIIFNLIGTAFLWHQVRHIISVLFLIGMELEKPEIIKDLLNVEKYPSKPLYTMGDPLPLTLFECGYEQGLLDWRFSGYDGPWQSLSIEKKLELWDYAMNGKDSFERQLLQSTQKYDLKSWQINNSLNKLRQIFPTSQENQILSQRPETNESNQQKQIIYPVGGGEFIIGRSYKELKDRPRGETPDQVNEKYRLTKGDKKKKSKMEVEATNEDE, encoded by the coding sequence ATGTCttatttagcttctttatcgAGAGAAGAGTTGATAGCTAGGATCGAATCATTGGAAGCTGCTGTCAAGGTAGGTGAGAAGAATGGCTCATTGACAACAGAAGTTGGATCTTCGACGTCAATTCCtgtaacatcatcatcgtcatcatcttcgcGGCCCGCATTACCAgaaacaccttcttcaccttcaccgtTGGTTGACGAAAATGGAAAACCATTAAGAAAACATGATAGAAAAGTAATAcgtaaaaaagaaaaagaatttcgATTTAATTCACATGGACAAAGACATATTGCATTaattatatcatatcatgGATGGCCATATTGTGGTATAGCATTACaagataaacctgaaattaAAActgttgaatctgaattattAAATGCTTtaataaaaacaaaattgattgaagatacAAATGGTATAAATACATTAGAAGGTTGTGGTTATTCAAGATGTGGTAGAACAGATAGAGGCGTTTCAGGAAATGGTCAAATTGTTAATTTATGGGTTAGATCTTTAAGAAAAAGgaatgatggtggtgaatcATTACCAAATGAATTTGGATATAAAGATCCTACTGAAGATCCCATTCCATCTaaaccaacatcaacatcaacggagattgaagaagatgaaattgatggtaattcaaaacaaaataagaataagaataaaattaagaacaaagaaataccttcatcaccaatattAGAATTTCCATATCCAAAATTATTAAATTCagttttaccaccttcaataaGAATATTAGGTTGGTCACCTTTAAATACAGAATTTGATTCAAGATTTTCATGTAAATTTCGTCATTATAAATATGCTTTTCATTTAAAACCTACACCATCTAGTGATTCGTTAAATTTAAAATTAATGGAAAAAGGATGTGAATATTTAATAGGTGAGAATGATCATAGAAATTTTTGTAAATTAGATGGATCAAAACAAATTAAAAATCATAAACGTACAATTTTAAAAGCTTATtttcaagaagatgataaaagtaaaaaagatgGAATAGATATTTCACAAGAAACGTCCGGATCTtcggaagaagatgaaaattatgatgatatagaaaaagaacaatctaaagaaagtaaaaaaatAATATTCAATTTAATTGGTACAGCATTTTTATGGCATCAAGTCAGACATATAATATCTGTATTATTTTTAATTGGAATGGAATTGGAAAAACCTGAAATaattaaagatttattaaatgTAGAGAAATATCCATCAAAACCATTATATACAATGGGTGatccattacctttaactttATTTGAATGTGGATATGAacaaggtttattagattgGAGATTTTCAGGTTATGATGGACCTTGGCAATCACTTTCAATAGAAAAAAAATTAGAACTATGGGATTACGCAATGAATGGAAAAGATTCTTTTGAAAGACAATTATTACAATCTACACAGAAATATGATTTGAAATCTTGGCAAATCAATAATTCTTTAAATAAATTAAGACAAATTTTTCCTACCTcacaagaaaatcaaatactTTCACAGCGCCCAGAGACCAATGagtcaaatcaacaaaaacagaTTATATATCCtgtaggtggaggtgaattTATAATTGGAAGATCatataaagaattgaaagatagaCCAAGAGGTGAAACTCCAGATCAAGTTAACGAGAAATACAGATTGACAAAAGGcgataagaagaagaaaagtaagaTGGAAGTTGAAGCTACCAATGAAGACGAGTAA